The sequence below is a genomic window from Sphingobium sp. EP60837.
GCGCAGCGCGGCGAACATGCCGACGTCCGATGTCACCATCGCCTTGCCATGGTGAAGCGCCGAGAGAAAAGCGCCGCTTGAATCGATCTGGCGATAGGGGAAGATGATGGCGTCCGCCTTCACCATATGCGCGTCAAGCCGCGGTTCGGTGAGGAAGCCCAGATCAGTGACCAGCCGATCGGCAAAACCCGCTGTCCGGACCCTCTCCAGCACGGGAGTGATATCCATGAAGGGCTTCCCCGCTATCGCCAGTTCAAACTGGCGCCCCGCCTGCCACAAGGACAAGCATGCTTCGATCAAAACATCGATGCCCTTATAGGGCCTGATCGTACCGAAGAAGAGAAAGCGCGGCGCTGTCGGCTGAGGAACCGCCGCGATATCTGCGGGTGTCGCTGGCGCCAACTGCATCGGAGGGTGCGGCGTCACATGGATGCGGCGAGGATCGATGCTTTGGGCCTCCAGCGCACGGCGCGTTGTATCGCCATGGACGATGAGCGCATCGAAAAAATCCAGCAGCGCGCGATAACCGCTCCCCTGCACACCCGCGTCCGCATGATAGGCGTCGGCATTATGGACCGTGTGGACCAGCGCCGTCCGTCCTTTCAACCGGCGCAGCAGCAGGCGGTCGGCTGGCGCGAGAGGGAGCCACTGAAAATGGGCCACCTGTGCGCTTGCCAGTTCCTTTAGACCTCCCAATGCGCAGGCGGCCACATATTCCGCAGCCTTGATCAGCCGGAAGGCCCGCCCCTCGCCCAGCCGCGCGCGCAGCGCTTCGCTGCGCCGGAAGAAGTGAGGACTATAATGATAGCCGCAGGGCGCAACGGCGTCAGTCGGCCGCATGGGGCGAGCGAGCAGCCTCACATCCGCGCCTTCGTCTCCCAAGGCTGCGCACAGGCTGTCATCGTAGCGACCCGTGAACAGCGACGGATCGACCATCGCTACCTTCATGGCCGCGCTCCCTGAAGCAGGCGGCGGAGCGAAAGCGCATGAAGCGCCGAGACGGTCAGCAACGTCAGCGCGTAAAGCGACAGGAAGCCAAGGTCGAACCGATCGCCTAGCAGAGCCGCCAAGGGAACACTGAGCAATGATCCGGCGAGGAATGGCAAGGAGCGCTTCAGCAGGTCGGCGAAGCGTCCCAAGGCAGCCTGGATATAGACCGACACGCAGATGACCGTGAGCGCCAGCAGCGCCCCATCGATTATCAACAACTCCGTAATATCGATAGCGGCACGCCCGGCAAATAGCTTGGTAAAGAGCCACTGCCCCACCAGCAGCAAAGCGCCCGAGGCGATCAGGGCAAAGAGGAAGGCTGCCCCCAGCGCGCGGACCAGCAACTGGCGCAGCCGTGCGGCGTCGCCAGCATGGAAAGCGCGCGTGATGCGAGGCAGTGCGGCTTCGACAGTCGCACGGACGGCCATGGATAGTGCGCGCGACATCTTGAAGAAGAAGTCGAACAGCAACATCGGCCGCGCGTCCTGCGTCGCCAGCGCAATGGTGAAATAGGGCGCGTTATAGCCGACGATTTCCGAGATGGTGAACAGCGCCGAAGCGCCGATATCGTGCAAATAATGCGCGCGGACATGCACGCCGCCTCGGCGAAACGCCAGCCAATGCCGCGCCGTCATGCCAAGC
It includes:
- a CDS encoding glycosyltransferase family 4 protein; protein product: MKVAMVDPSLFTGRYDDSLCAALGDEGADVRLLARPMRPTDAVAPCGYHYSPHFFRRSEALRARLGEGRAFRLIKAAEYVAACALGGLKELASAQVAHFQWLPLAPADRLLLRRLKGRTALVHTVHNADAYHADAGVQGSGYRALLDFFDALIVHGDTTRRALEAQSIDPRRIHVTPHPPMQLAPATPADIAAVPQPTAPRFLFFGTIRPYKGIDVLIEACLSLWQAGRQFELAIAGKPFMDITPVLERVRTAGFADRLVTDLGFLTEPRLDAHMVKADAIIFPYRQIDSSGAFLSALHHGKAMVTSDVGMFAALRDDVAIRTPAGNAEFLAQALLRLLESPAIRQTAGAAARAYGDSMGSWKDMGLATMGVYRSVLAARA